Proteins encoded within one genomic window of Bradyrhizobium sp. AZCC 1719:
- a CDS encoding HAMP domain-containing protein, whose amino-acid sequence MSDLSPGASPSARRVAKPKPPPTNGTSDPMQDLLHALQAMRAGDFSVRMTGDHLGIEGKIADTFNEIVASNQRMAQQLEHVGQVVGREGKTRQRVKFDLSSGSWADMEGSVNTLIDDLLWPTREVTRAVAAVAQGDLLQTVQLNVDGRPLGGEFLQSATIVNTMIKQLGVFTSEVTRVAREVGTEGKLGGQAQVPEVTGVWKDLTESVNSMANNLTGQVRNIAEVTIAVANGDLSKKITVDVRGEILQLKEAINTMVDQLRSFASEVTRVAREVGTDGKLGGQAIVPGVAGTWKDLTDSVNAMCGNLTAQVRNIANVTTAVARGDLSRKITVDVRGEILELKDTINTMVDQLNSFASEVTRVAREVGTEGKLGGQAQVPGVAGTWKDLTDNVNFMASNLTAQVRNIADVATAIAGGDLSKKITVNVSGEILQLKETLNTMVDQLNAFAGEVTRVAREVGTEGRLGGQANVLGVAGTWKDLTESVNSMASNLTAQVRNIAEVTTAVANGDLSKKITVDVRGEILELKDTINTMVDQLNAFAGEVTRVAREVGTEGKLGGQANVRGVAGTWKDLTDNVNSMAGNLTAQVRNIAEVATAVAKGDLSKKITVNVSGEILQLKETLNTMVDQLNAFAGEVTRVAREVGTDGKLGGQAQVPEVAGTWKDLTDSVNSMAGNLTAQVRNIAEVATAIAGGDLSRKITVDVRGEILQLKETLNTMVDQLNRFAGEVTRVAREVGTEGRLGGQANVPGVAGTWKDLTDNVNSMAGNLTGQVRNIAEVTTAVAKGDLSKKITVDVKGEILELKNTVNTMVDQLNAFASEVTRVAREVGTEGKLGGQAQVPEVAGTWKDLTDNVNFMASNLTAQVRNIAEVATAIAGGDLSKKITVDVRGEILLLKDTLNTMVEQLRSFAAEVTRVAREVGTEGRLGGQAVVPGVGGTWKDLTDNVNLLAANLTTQVRNIAEVTTAVARGDLSRKITVDVKGEILELKNTINTMVDQLNAFAGEVTRVAREVGTEGKLGGQAQVPGVAGTWKDLTDTVNFMAANLTEQVRGIVKVVTAVANGDLKQNLTVKSKGEVAALADTINNMTETLATFADQVTSVAREVGVEGRLGGQANVPGAAGTWKDLTGNVNLLAANLTSQVRAIAEVATAVTKGDLTRSIQVDARGEVAELKDNINTMIGNLRLTTQVNTEQDWLKTNLARFTNMLQGQRELSTVGRLLLTELAPLVNAHMGAIYQLENAETPQLRLLSPYAGDGANPHPQLVQLGEGLIGQCAMDKRQRLVSDIPSDTAPINSALLRAIPKNIVVLPVLFENQVKAVIELSSISSFTTSQMTFLEQLTDSIGIVLNSIEATMQTEGLLKQSQQLAGELQTQQKELQQTNEQLEQKAQQLAERNVEVERKNQEIEQARRALEEKATELALTSKYKSEFLANMSHELRTPLNSILILGQQLTENPDGNLSLKQVEFARTIHGAGTDLLNLISDILDLSKIESGTVTVDAEEIMTSSLLETVGRPFKHEAENRQLWFNINVDENLPRSMVTDSKRLQQVLKNLLSNAFKFTAEGGVKLSVSAAVGGWSAEHPILNHAPAVVAFEVTDTGIGIPLEKQKLIFEAFQQADAGTSRKYGGTGLGLAISRELASLLGGEIHLRSAPGKGSTFVLYLPLKYSGPTIAPRIAAPSPFTPAPALQATSTQERVVEQLPDDRRDLAPGDNILLIVEDDPHYARVLIDLARDKGFKVLVASRGAEALELAKQFQPTAVSLDVFLPDMLGWTVLSQLKHSPLTRHIPVQIITLDEDRQHALARGAFSFVNKPTTTEGVSAALSQIKEYAKPRRKRLLIVEDNAAEQMSITELLGHDDIEILTADTGAEALSTLRNQPCDCVVLDLRLPDMSGFEVLDRLRNDEALSNVPVVVFTGRELSAEEDAELHTMARSIVVKGVESPERLLDETSLFLHRVITELPVEKQRMLEKLNSSDEDLVGKTALLVDDDARNIFALSSVLERRGMKVLTATTGHEAIALVESTPNIAIVLMDIMMPQMDGYQTIGVIRQNPSFNRLPIIALTAKAMKGDREKCLEAGASDYLAKPVNTEQLLLAIRMWLHR is encoded by the coding sequence ATGAGTGATCTTTCCCCTGGAGCATCTCCCTCCGCTCGCCGGGTCGCAAAACCCAAACCACCTCCCACCAACGGCACGTCCGATCCGATGCAGGACCTGCTGCACGCTTTGCAGGCAATGCGCGCCGGCGATTTCTCGGTGCGCATGACCGGCGATCACCTCGGCATCGAGGGCAAGATTGCCGACACCTTCAACGAAATCGTCGCCTCCAACCAACGAATGGCGCAGCAACTGGAGCACGTCGGCCAGGTCGTCGGCCGCGAAGGCAAGACGCGCCAGCGCGTCAAGTTCGACCTCTCGAGCGGTTCGTGGGCGGACATGGAAGGCTCCGTCAACACGCTGATCGACGATCTGCTGTGGCCGACCCGCGAAGTCACGCGCGCGGTTGCCGCGGTGGCACAGGGCGATCTGCTGCAGACCGTGCAACTCAACGTCGACGGCCGCCCGCTGGGCGGCGAATTTCTGCAGTCTGCCACCATCGTCAACACGATGATCAAGCAGCTCGGCGTGTTCACCTCGGAAGTGACGCGCGTCGCGCGCGAAGTCGGCACCGAGGGCAAGCTCGGCGGCCAGGCCCAGGTGCCGGAAGTGACCGGCGTCTGGAAAGACCTGACCGAGAGCGTCAACTCGATGGCCAACAACCTCACCGGCCAGGTCCGCAACATTGCCGAAGTGACCATTGCGGTCGCCAATGGCGACCTGTCGAAGAAGATCACGGTCGACGTCCGCGGCGAGATCCTGCAGCTCAAGGAAGCCATCAACACGATGGTGGACCAACTCCGCTCCTTCGCTTCCGAAGTGACGCGCGTGGCCCGCGAAGTCGGCACCGACGGCAAGCTCGGCGGCCAGGCGATCGTTCCCGGCGTCGCCGGCACCTGGAAGGATCTGACCGACTCCGTCAACGCGATGTGCGGCAACCTTACCGCACAGGTCCGCAACATTGCCAACGTCACTACCGCGGTCGCCCGTGGCGACCTTTCCCGCAAGATCACGGTCGACGTCCGCGGCGAAATCCTCGAGCTCAAGGACACCATCAACACGATGGTCGACCAGCTCAACTCGTTCGCCTCGGAAGTGACGCGCGTGGCGCGCGAAGTCGGCACCGAAGGCAAGCTCGGCGGTCAGGCCCAGGTGCCTGGTGTGGCCGGCACCTGGAAGGACCTCACCGACAACGTCAACTTCATGGCCTCCAACCTGACGGCGCAGGTCCGCAACATCGCCGATGTCGCGACCGCCATTGCCGGCGGCGACCTTTCCAAGAAGATCACCGTGAACGTCTCGGGCGAAATCCTTCAGTTGAAGGAAACGCTCAACACCATGGTCGACCAGCTCAATGCCTTTGCCGGCGAAGTGACGCGCGTGGCGCGCGAAGTCGGCACCGAGGGACGGCTCGGCGGTCAGGCCAACGTGCTCGGCGTCGCCGGCACCTGGAAGGACCTCACCGAGAGCGTCAACTCGATGGCTTCCAACCTGACGGCGCAGGTCCGCAACATCGCCGAGGTGACGACCGCGGTCGCCAATGGCGACCTGTCGAAAAAGATCACGGTGGACGTCCGCGGCGAAATTCTGGAGCTGAAGGACACCATCAACACGATGGTGGACCAGCTCAACGCGTTTGCCGGCGAAGTGACGCGCGTGGCGCGCGAAGTCGGCACCGAAGGCAAGCTCGGCGGCCAGGCCAACGTGCGCGGCGTCGCCGGCACCTGGAAGGACCTCACCGACAACGTCAATTCGATGGCCGGCAACCTCACCGCTCAGGTCCGCAACATCGCCGAAGTCGCGACCGCGGTGGCGAAGGGCGACCTATCGAAGAAGATCACGGTCAACGTCTCGGGCGAAATCCTTCAGTTGAAGGAAACGCTGAACACGATGGTCGACCAGCTCAACGCCTTCGCCGGCGAAGTGACGCGCGTGGCGCGCGAGGTCGGCACCGACGGTAAGCTCGGCGGCCAGGCACAGGTGCCTGAAGTGGCCGGCACCTGGAAGGATTTGACCGACTCCGTGAACTCGATGGCGGGCAATCTCACCGCACAGGTCCGCAACATCGCGGAAGTGGCGACCGCCATCGCCGGCGGCGACCTCTCGCGAAAAATCACGGTCGACGTGCGCGGCGAAATCCTGCAGCTCAAGGAAACGCTGAACACGATGGTCGACCAGCTCAACCGCTTCGCGGGCGAAGTGACCCGCGTGGCGCGCGAGGTCGGCACCGAGGGGCGGCTCGGCGGCCAGGCCAACGTGCCCGGCGTCGCCGGCACCTGGAAGGACCTCACCGACAACGTCAACTCGATGGCCGGCAACCTCACCGGCCAGGTCCGCAACATCGCCGAAGTGACCACGGCGGTGGCGAAGGGCGACCTGTCGAAGAAGATCACCGTCGACGTCAAGGGCGAGATTCTCGAACTGAAGAACACCGTCAACACGATGGTGGACCAGCTCAACGCCTTTGCGTCGGAAGTGACCCGCGTGGCGCGCGAGGTCGGTACCGAAGGCAAGCTCGGCGGCCAGGCCCAGGTGCCTGAAGTCGCCGGCACCTGGAAGGACCTGACCGACAACGTCAACTTCATGGCCTCGAACCTGACGGCACAGGTCCGCAACATCGCCGAGGTCGCAACCGCGATCGCCGGCGGCGACCTCTCCAAGAAGATCACGGTGGACGTCCGCGGCGAGATCCTGCTGCTGAAGGACACCCTCAATACAATGGTCGAGCAGCTACGCTCCTTCGCGGCCGAAGTGACGCGCGTGGCGCGCGAGGTCGGCACCGAGGGCCGTCTCGGCGGCCAGGCCGTAGTGCCCGGCGTCGGCGGCACCTGGAAGGATCTGACCGACAACGTCAACCTGCTGGCGGCCAACCTCACCACGCAGGTGCGCAACATCGCGGAAGTCACGACCGCCGTGGCGCGCGGCGACCTGTCGCGCAAGATCACCGTGGACGTGAAGGGCGAAATCCTCGAACTGAAGAACACCATCAACACGATGGTGGACCAGCTCAACGCCTTTGCCGGCGAAGTGACGCGCGTGGCGCGCGAGGTCGGCACCGAGGGCAAGCTCGGCGGTCAGGCGCAGGTCCCGGGCGTCGCCGGCACCTGGAAGGACCTCACCGACACCGTCAACTTCATGGCGGCCAATTTGACCGAACAGGTCCGCGGCATCGTCAAGGTGGTGACCGCGGTGGCCAACGGCGACCTGAAGCAGAACCTGACGGTGAAATCGAAGGGCGAAGTCGCGGCCCTTGCCGACACCATCAACAACATGACCGAGACGCTCGCGACCTTTGCCGATCAGGTCACGAGCGTGGCGCGCGAAGTCGGCGTCGAGGGGCGCCTCGGCGGCCAGGCCAACGTGCCCGGCGCGGCCGGCACGTGGAAGGACCTCACCGGCAACGTCAACCTGCTCGCCGCCAACCTGACCTCGCAGGTGCGCGCGATCGCCGAAGTGGCGACCGCCGTGACCAAGGGCGACCTGACCCGTTCGATCCAGGTCGACGCCCGCGGCGAAGTGGCCGAACTCAAGGACAACATCAACACGATGATCGGCAACCTGCGCCTCACCACCCAGGTGAACACCGAGCAGGACTGGCTGAAGACAAACCTCGCAAGATTCACCAACATGCTGCAGGGGCAGCGCGAACTGTCCACCGTCGGCCGGCTGCTGCTGACCGAACTGGCGCCGCTCGTCAATGCGCATATGGGCGCAATCTACCAGCTGGAGAATGCCGAGACGCCGCAATTGCGCCTGCTCTCCCCCTATGCCGGCGATGGCGCCAATCCGCATCCGCAGCTCGTGCAGCTCGGCGAAGGATTGATCGGCCAGTGCGCCATGGACAAGCGGCAGCGGCTGGTATCGGATATCCCCAGCGACACCGCTCCGATCAATTCGGCGCTGCTGCGCGCGATCCCGAAGAACATCGTCGTGCTTCCGGTGCTGTTCGAGAACCAGGTGAAGGCCGTGATCGAGCTTTCCTCGATCTCGTCTTTCACGACGTCACAGATGACCTTCCTGGAACAGCTCACCGACAGCATCGGCATCGTGCTCAACTCGATCGAGGCCACGATGCAGACCGAGGGCCTGTTGAAGCAATCCCAGCAGCTCGCCGGTGAACTGCAGACGCAGCAGAAGGAATTGCAGCAGACCAACGAACAGCTCGAACAGAAGGCCCAGCAGCTCGCCGAACGCAACGTCGAGGTGGAACGAAAGAACCAGGAAATCGAACAAGCGCGACGCGCGCTTGAGGAAAAGGCAACGGAACTTGCGCTGACGTCGAAGTACAAGTCCGAATTCCTCGCCAACATGTCGCACGAGCTGCGCACGCCGCTCAACAGCATCCTGATCCTCGGCCAGCAGCTCACCGAAAACCCCGACGGCAATCTGTCGCTGAAGCAGGTCGAGTTTGCCCGCACCATCCACGGCGCCGGCACCGATCTTCTCAACCTGATCAGCGACATCCTCGACCTGTCGAAGATCGAATCCGGCACGGTGACGGTCGATGCCGAGGAAATCATGACGTCGAGCCTGCTGGAAACCGTCGGCCGCCCGTTCAAACACGAGGCCGAAAACCGCCAACTCTGGTTCAACATCAATGTCGACGAGAACCTTCCCCGCAGCATGGTCACCGACTCCAAGCGGCTGCAGCAGGTGCTGAAGAACCTACTGTCGAACGCGTTCAAGTTCACCGCGGAAGGCGGCGTGAAGCTGAGCGTGTCGGCTGCCGTCGGCGGCTGGAGTGCCGAACACCCGATCCTCAATCACGCGCCCGCCGTTGTCGCCTTCGAGGTGACGGATACCGGCATCGGCATTCCCTTGGAGAAACAGAAACTGATCTTCGAGGCATTCCAGCAGGCGGACGCCGGCACCAGCCGGAAATACGGCGGCACCGGTCTCGGCCTTGCGATCAGCCGCGAGCTCGCGAGCCTGCTCGGCGGCGAAATCCATCTGCGCAGCGCACCCGGCAAGGGCAGCACCTTCGTGCTTTATCTGCCGCTGAAATATTCCGGCCCCACGATCGCGCCGCGCATCGCTGCGCCGTCGCCATTCACGCCCGCGCCGGCGCTGCAAGCCACCTCAACGCAGGAGCGGGTCGTCGAGCAATTGCCGGACGACCGCCGCGATCTCGCGCCGGGAGACAACATCCTCCTGATCGTCGAGGACGATCCGCATTATGCGCGGGTCCTGATCGATCTGGCGCGCGACAAGGGCTTCAAGGTGCTGGTCGCGAGCCGCGGCGCCGAAGCGCTCGAGCTCGCCAAGCAGTTCCAGCCGACAGCGGTTTCGCTCGACGTCTTCCTGCCTGACATGCTGGGCTGGACCGTGCTGAGCCAACTCAAGCACAGTCCGCTGACGCGGCACATTCCGGTGCAGATCATCACGCTCGACGAAGACCGTCAGCATGCGCTGGCGCGCGGCGCGTTTTCCTTCGTCAACAAGCCGACGACGACCGAGGGTGTCAGCGCGGCGCTGTCGCAGATCAAGGAATACGCCAAGCCCCGCCGCAAGCGCCTGCTGATCGTGGAGGACAATGCCGCCGAGCAGATGAGCATCACCGAATTGCTCGGCCATGACGACATCGAGATCCTCACCGCCGACACTGGCGCCGAAGCGTTGTCGACGTTGCGGAACCAGCCCTGCGACTGCGTCGTGCTCGATCTGCGATTGCCTGACATGAGCGGCTTCGAGGTGCTTGACCGGCTTCGCAACGACGAAGCGCTATCGAACGTTCCGGTCGTGGTGTTCACGGGGCGGGAACTTTCGGCCGAGGAGGATGCGGAACTTCACACCATGGCGAGGAGCATCGTGGTGAAAGGCGTCGAATCGCCGGAACGCCTGCTCGACGAAACGTCGCTGTTTTTGCACCGTGTGATCACGGAATTGCCCGTCGAGAAGCAGAGAATGCTCGAAAAGCTCAATAGCTCCGATGAGGATCTTGTTGGCAAGACCGCGCTTCTGGTTGACGACGACGCACGCAACATTTTCGCACTATCGAGCGTTCTCGAACGGCGCGGAATGAAAGTGCTGACCGCAACGACCGGCCATGAGGCCATCGCGCTGGTCGAATCCACCCCCAATATCGCAATCGTGCTGATGGATATCATGATGCCGCAAATGGACGGATATCAGACCATTGGCGTCATCCGGCAAAACCCATCCTTCAATCGCCTGCCGATCATTGCGCTGACCGCCAAGGCGATGAAGGGCGACCGCGAGAAATGCCTCGAAGCCGGCGCTTCGGACTATCTCGCCAAACCCGTCAATACCGAGCAGTTGCTGCTCGCCATCCGAATGTGGTTACACCGCTGA
- a CDS encoding branched-chain amino acid ABC transporter substrate-binding protein: protein MKSLKLIGLALGASLALSTTALAQDISIAVAGPMTGGESAFGRQMKNGAEQAVADINAAGGVLGKKLALQVGDDACDPKQARSIAEKFASAKIPFVAGHFCSSSSIPASEAYADGNVLQITPASTNPLFTERKLWNVARVCGRDDQQGLVAADYIVKNYKGKNVAILNDKTTYGKGLADETKKALNKAGVTEKMFESYNKGDKDFNAIVSRLKRDSIDLVFVGGYHQESGLILRQMRDQGLKTVLMAGDALNDKEFASIAGPAAEGTLFTFGPDPRNKATAKAIVEKFKGKNIDPEGYTLYTYAAMQVWSQAVAKAKTTDPKKVMETIKAGEWDTVLGKLGFDAKGDIKVIDYVVYKWDAKGNYAEINPKGS, encoded by the coding sequence ATGAAATCACTGAAACTCATCGGCCTGGCATTGGGCGCATCGCTGGCGCTATCGACAACGGCGCTGGCGCAGGACATCTCCATCGCAGTGGCGGGCCCGATGACGGGCGGCGAATCCGCATTCGGCCGGCAGATGAAGAACGGTGCCGAACAGGCGGTGGCCGACATCAATGCCGCCGGCGGCGTGCTCGGCAAGAAGCTGGCGCTGCAGGTCGGCGACGATGCCTGCGACCCGAAGCAGGCGCGCTCGATCGCGGAAAAATTCGCCAGCGCAAAAATTCCCTTCGTTGCCGGTCACTTCTGCTCGTCGTCGTCGATCCCGGCGTCGGAAGCCTACGCCGACGGCAACGTGCTGCAGATCACGCCGGCCTCGACCAACCCGCTGTTCACCGAGCGCAAGCTCTGGAACGTGGCGCGTGTCTGCGGCCGCGACGACCAGCAGGGCCTGGTTGCCGCCGACTACATCGTCAAGAACTACAAGGGCAAGAACGTCGCCATCCTCAACGACAAGACCACCTACGGCAAGGGCCTTGCCGACGAAACCAAGAAGGCGCTCAACAAGGCCGGCGTCACCGAGAAGATGTTCGAGTCCTACAACAAGGGCGACAAGGATTTTAACGCGATCGTGTCGCGCCTGAAGCGCGACAGTATCGATCTGGTCTTTGTCGGCGGTTACCACCAGGAATCCGGCCTGATCCTGCGCCAGATGCGCGACCAAGGCCTCAAGACAGTGTTGATGGCGGGCGACGCCTTGAACGACAAGGAGTTCGCTTCGATCGCAGGTCCCGCCGCCGAAGGCACGCTGTTCACCTTCGGTCCCGACCCGCGCAACAAGGCAACCGCCAAGGCGATCGTCGAGAAGTTCAAGGGCAAGAACATCGATCCCGAAGGCTACACCCTCTACACCTACGCCGCGATGCAGGTCTGGTCGCAGGCCGTGGCGAAGGCCAAGACCACCGATCCGAAGAAGGTGATGGAGACCATCAAGGCCGGTGAATGGGATACCGTGCTCGGCAAGCTGGGCTTCGATGCCAAGGGTGACATCAAGGTGATCGACTACGTCGTCTACAAATGGGACGCCAAGGGCAACTACGCCGAGATCAATCCGAAGGGCTCCTGA
- a CDS encoding ABC transporter ATP-binding protein — MSPATPLLAIRSLRAAYGKIEALKGVDLDINAGEIVALIGANGAGKSTLMMTIFGRPRARAGRIEFDGRDITDVPTHEIARLRIAQSPEGRRIFPRMSVAENLQMGADATDSSEADRASGLERVFALFPRLKERMTQRGGTLSGGEQQMLAIGRALMSRPRLLMLDEPSLGLAPLIARQIFDAIRTLNRQDGLTVLIVEQNANHALKLAHRGYVMVNGLITLSGTGSELLQRPEIRAAYLEGGRRE; from the coding sequence GTGTCACCCGCAACTCCCCTGCTCGCGATCCGCTCGCTGCGGGCGGCCTACGGCAAGATCGAGGCGCTGAAGGGCGTCGATCTCGACATCAATGCCGGCGAGATCGTCGCTCTGATCGGTGCCAACGGCGCCGGCAAGTCGACGCTGATGATGACGATCTTCGGCCGGCCCCGCGCCCGCGCGGGCCGCATCGAATTCGACGGCCGGGACATCACCGACGTTCCGACGCATGAGATTGCGCGGCTGCGCATCGCCCAGTCCCCAGAAGGCCGGCGGATTTTCCCGCGCATGAGCGTGGCGGAAAACCTGCAGATGGGCGCTGACGCGACCGACAGCAGCGAGGCCGATCGGGCGAGCGGGCTGGAACGCGTGTTCGCGTTGTTCCCGCGGCTCAAGGAACGCATGACCCAGCGCGGCGGCACGCTGTCCGGCGGCGAGCAGCAGATGCTGGCGATCGGCCGTGCCCTGATGAGCCGGCCGCGCCTGTTGATGCTGGACGAGCCGTCGCTGGGGCTGGCCCCCCTGATCGCGCGGCAGATTTTCGATGCGATCCGGACCCTGAACCGGCAGGACGGCCTGACCGTGCTGATCGTCGAGCAGAACGCCAACCACGCGCTGAAACTGGCCCATCGCGGCTATGTCATGGTCAACGGCCTGATTACGCTGTCCGGAACCGGCAGCGAATTGCTGCAGCGCCCGGAAATCCGCGCCGCCTATCTGGAGGGCGGCCGGCGGGAGTAA
- a CDS encoding ABC transporter ATP-binding protein — MSGDPILSVDRLSMRFGGIVAVNDLSFDAERRKITALIGPNGAGKTTVFNCITGFYKPTSGAIGLAHDDGRAIRLERLNDFRIAKLAKVARTFQNIRLFPGMTALENLMVAQHNALMRASGLTFLGLIGAPSWRHAEQAAIDLARTWLDRIGLLDRADDAAGNLPYGDQRRLEIARAMCTQPALLCLDEPAAGLNARESAALSELLLSIRADQGTSILLIEHDMSVVMQISDHVVVMDHGVKIAEGTPRHIRDDPKVIAAYLGADEEEAIAVMESGT, encoded by the coding sequence ATGAGCGGCGATCCGATTCTCTCCGTCGATCGCCTGTCGATGCGCTTTGGCGGCATCGTCGCCGTCAACGACCTCTCCTTCGACGCCGAGCGGCGCAAGATCACCGCGCTGATCGGGCCGAACGGCGCCGGCAAGACCACGGTGTTCAACTGCATCACCGGCTTCTACAAGCCGACCTCGGGCGCCATCGGCCTTGCCCATGATGATGGCCGCGCCATCCGGCTCGAGCGGCTGAACGATTTCCGGATTGCCAAACTGGCCAAGGTCGCGCGCACCTTTCAGAACATCCGCCTGTTTCCCGGGATGACGGCGCTGGAAAACCTGATGGTCGCACAGCACAACGCGCTGATGCGCGCCTCCGGGTTGACGTTCCTTGGCTTGATCGGCGCGCCGTCCTGGCGCCACGCCGAACAGGCCGCGATCGATCTGGCGCGGACCTGGCTCGACCGCATCGGTCTTCTGGATCGCGCCGACGATGCCGCCGGCAACCTGCCTTATGGCGACCAGCGGCGCCTGGAGATCGCGCGCGCGATGTGCACCCAGCCCGCCCTGCTCTGCCTCGACGAGCCCGCGGCGGGACTGAATGCGCGCGAAAGCGCTGCATTGAGCGAATTGCTGCTCTCGATCCGTGCCGACCAGGGCACCTCGATACTTCTCATCGAGCACGACATGAGCGTGGTGATGCAAATCTCCGACCACGTCGTGGTGATGGACCATGGCGTCAAGATCGCCGAAGGCACGCCGCGGCATATTCGCGACGATCCCAAGGTGATCGCGGCCTATCTCGGCGCCGACGAGGAGGAAGCCATCGCGGTGATGGAGAGCGGGACGTGA
- the livM gene encoding high-affinity branched-chain amino acid ABC transporter permease LivM: MGRSVSAPPAAQTSHAPGAAFILKKALISAFVALVLFSLMIGVRTEAGPQGQLVYWTRFDELAIMVAAVFGGSILVELLRRWWGPVDTVRVVPPSVQSALSLAGRLIAPVLLVFTFLVPVLFYDERYILDLAILVLTYVMLGWGLNVVVGLAGLLDLGYVAFYAVGAYSYALLATNFGLSFWICLPLAGILAAFWGVLLGFPVLRLRGDYLAIVTLAFGEIIRLVLINWQTLTGGPNGVTGIPRPTLFGIPLTPADDGLAALLGIEFSPTHRIVFLFYIILALALLTNWVTIRLRRLPLGRAWEALREDEVACRALGINTTTTKLTAFATGAMFGGFAGAFFATRQGFISPESFTFHESALVLAIVVLGGMGSQLGVALAALTMIGGFELFRGLDQYRMLVFGMAMVLLMIWRPRGLIGHRAPTVFLKRSQAISSDLVKEGHG; this comes from the coding sequence ATGGGCCGCAGCGTGAGCGCACCCCCCGCCGCCCAAACCTCGCACGCTCCAGGCGCCGCCTTTATCCTCAAGAAAGCGCTGATCAGCGCATTCGTGGCGCTGGTGCTGTTTTCGCTGATGATCGGCGTGCGCACCGAGGCCGGCCCGCAAGGGCAATTGGTCTACTGGACGCGCTTCGACGAACTCGCCATCATGGTCGCGGCCGTATTCGGCGGCAGCATCCTCGTCGAGCTGCTGCGGCGTTGGTGGGGACCGGTCGACACCGTCAGGGTGGTGCCACCTTCGGTGCAAAGCGCGCTGTCGCTTGCCGGACGCCTGATCGCGCCGGTGCTGCTGGTGTTCACGTTCCTGGTGCCGGTCCTCTTCTACGATGAGCGCTACATTCTCGACCTCGCCATCCTCGTGCTGACCTATGTGATGCTCGGCTGGGGGCTCAACGTGGTGGTCGGGCTCGCCGGCCTGCTCGACCTCGGCTACGTCGCGTTCTATGCGGTCGGCGCCTATTCCTATGCGTTGCTCGCCACCAATTTCGGGCTGTCGTTCTGGATCTGCCTGCCGCTGGCCGGCATTCTCGCCGCCTTCTGGGGCGTGCTGCTGGGCTTTCCCGTGCTGCGGCTGCGTGGCGACTATCTCGCCATCGTCACCCTGGCCTTCGGCGAGATCATCCGCCTCGTCCTGATCAACTGGCAGACCCTGACCGGCGGGCCGAACGGCGTCACCGGCATTCCCCGCCCGACCCTGTTCGGCATTCCGCTGACGCCGGCCGATGACGGGCTGGCGGCCCTGCTCGGCATCGAATTCTCGCCGACACACCGCATCGTATTTCTGTTCTACATTATCCTGGCGCTGGCGCTGCTCACCAACTGGGTCACGATCCGCCTGCGCCGCCTGCCCCTCGGCCGCGCCTGGGAGGCGCTGCGCGAGGACGAAGTCGCCTGCCGCGCGCTGGGCATCAACACCACCACGACCAAGCTGACCGCGTTCGCGACGGGGGCGATGTTCGGCGGTTTTGCCGGCGCGTTCTTTGCTACAAGACAAGGCTTCATCAGCCCGGAATCCTTCACCTTCCATGAATCGGCACTGGTGCTGGCGATCGTGGTGCTGGGCGGCATGGGCTCGCAGCTCGGCGTAGCCTTGGCCGCGCTCACCATGATCGGCGGCTTCGAGCTGTTTCGCGGGCTCGACCAGTACCGCATGCTGGTGTTCGGCATGGCGATGGTGCTCTTGATGATCTGGCGGCCGCGCGGCCTGATCGGCCATCGCGCGCCGACCGTGTTCCTCAAGCGCAGCCAGGCGATCTCGTCCGACCTCGTCAAGGAGGGACACGGATGA